GAACTGACCTCTGGTATTCAAGAAAAGTCGGACAGATAAAAAGAGCGATATTCTACCTGCTTTCTAGTAGAGAGAAAAACGCTTTTGTGCTTTTTAAGTTTAGGGGGCAAACTAAATATATATAAGATCTATATATATGATCTTTTATTAGATCTACTATTAGGATCGACGATCTCTGTGGATAAGTTAAAAATGATCAACAAGATCATGGATCTTATTAGGATCATATCATGTGATCTTACCTTGATCAGATCGAGGATTAGCTGGGATCAAAATCGGTACTTATACACAGGGGTGAATTCGGATCAAAGTTGTTATTGGGATAACTATAGGTTAATCACCGGATAAACGCTGACTTATACACAGTTAGTTTGATTAAAAACTGTCCAATTAAACCTGTTGTTGTGACTCAATCCTATCCACAAGACAAAAAAATAGGCCAGCATTGCTGACCTAGTGACATTTTCTTCGTCTCTATTTACCGATATCGTTGCTAAATCTGGTTTAAAAACGTTCGATATGATCCTGTAACCAGAGTTCCGCTGCATCTTCAGGGACTGGGTGAGCCAAAACATCGATGGTCAAACAGTCACTAATTGGTGTTCCACCAATGTCTTCTAATAGCTCATGCGCATGTTTTCCAGCGGCGCAGAAGGTATCGTAGCTTGAATCACCAATGGCAATCACCGCGTATTTTACTTCGCTCATTTTTGGTGGTGTTGCTTGAAGTGCCTGAATAAACGGTTGGATGTTGTCTGGATAGTCGCCAGCCCCATGAGTGGATGTGACGATTAGCCATGTTCCCTGAGGTTCGATTTCAGCAAAGTTAGGTTGATTGTGGATCGTGGTTTTAAATCCCTTATCCACCAGCAGATCACTTAAATGATCGCCGACATACTCAGCTCCGCCTAAGGTGCTGCCTGTAATAATATGAATCATACTGTTTTGATCCCTTATAGATTCAAACGCATCAAACAATGCATCATTAAAGATATAAAAAAACGCGTATCACTGATACGCGTTTAGAGCTATTTACCGATACAGAAAGAGGAGAATATACGTCCGAGCAAGTCATCAGAGCTGAACTCGCCGGTAATCTCATTGAGGTGTTGCTGAGCAATACGCAGCTCCTCTGCGAGAATTTCTCCAGCCATGTAGCCTTCAAGTTGCTGTTGGCCAATGTCGAGGTGCTCTGCTGCACGCTCGAGAGCCTCTAGATGACGTCGACGAGCCATAAAGCCCCCTTCGTGACCACCCGCAAAGCCCATGCACTCTTTTAGGTGACTGCGCAGCGCATCAACACCTGCGCCAGTTTTGGCTGAAAGGCGAATTAAGGTTGGTGAGTTAACGTGGCAGATCCCAAGCTCTTCGCCTGTTTGATCGGCTTTATTACGGATCACAGTCATGCCAATACTATCGGGTAAACGATCGACGAAGTCTGGCCAAATATCTTTTGGATCGGTGGCATCGGTTGTCGTGCCATCCACCATAAATAGTACGCGGTCTGCTTGAGCGATTTCGTCCCAAGCGCGCTCGATACCTATTTTTTCAACTTCATCTGACGCATCACGCAGACCTGCGGTGTCAATAATATGCAGCGGCATGCCATCAATATGAATGTGTTCACGTAATACGTCACGAGTTGTCCCCGCGATGTCAGTGACGATAGCGGACTCTTTGCCTGACAGAGCATTAAGAAGGCTGGATTTCCCTGCATTTGGACGACCAGCAATAACCACTTTCATCCCTTCACGCATTATTGCGCCTTGGTTGGCTTCTTTACGCACTGCGTGAAGGTTATCGATGATCGCTTGTAAGTCGGCAGACACTTTACCGTCAGCAAGAAAATCGATTTCTTCTTCTGGGAAGTCTATCGCGGCCTCAACGTAAATACGCAGATGAATTAATGACTCTACCAGCGTGTTGATGCGTTGCGAGAATGCGCCTTGTAACGACTGTAGTGCTGATTTTGCCGCTTCTTCTGAGCTGGCATCAATCAAGTCTGCAATGGCCTCTGCTTGCGCTAAATCGAGCTTGTCGTTTAAAAATGCGCGTTCAGAGAACTCACCTGGACGAGCGGTGCGAATCCCCTCAATTTTAAGAATACGCTTGATCAGCATATCCATGACAACGGGCCCACCATGACCCTGTAGCTCAAGTACATCTTCACCCGTAAACGAGTGTGGGTTAGGGAAGTAGAGTGCAATACCTTGGTCAAGTTGATTGCCCGCCTCATCACTAAATGACAAATACTCGGCGTAGCGTGGACGCAAAGTTTTACCTGTGACTTCAAGAGCCACTTTTTCAGCTAACGGACCTGAAACGCGGATAATACCGACACCGCCACGACCGGGCGCAGTGGCTTGGGCGACAATGGTATCTGTTGTCATAACGAGTGTGCCTATGATTGTGTTGCTCTTCAATTGAGCAGAAATAATGCGATTAGCTGAATTGTAATCAGCTCGAATAAAAAAGGCGACCTTTTGGTCGCCTTTGTATTCGATTAAGACTTACTTCGTCTTAGTGTGTAAGCCTTTCTTCTCCAGAGACTTGTAGATAAGTGTCTGCTGGATAAGCGTTACAATGTTCGATACCAACCAGTATAGAACTAGACCTGAAGGGA
This is a stretch of genomic DNA from Vibrio panuliri. It encodes these proteins:
- the mioC gene encoding FMN-binding protein MioC, whose product is MIHIITGSTLGGAEYVGDHLSDLLVDKGFKTTIHNQPNFAEIEPQGTWLIVTSTHGAGDYPDNIQPFIQALQATPPKMSEVKYAVIAIGDSSYDTFCAAGKHAHELLEDIGGTPISDCLTIDVLAHPVPEDAAELWLQDHIERF
- the mnmE gene encoding tRNA uridine-5-carboxymethylaminomethyl(34) synthesis GTPase MnmE codes for the protein MTTDTIVAQATAPGRGGVGIIRVSGPLAEKVALEVTGKTLRPRYAEYLSFSDEAGNQLDQGIALYFPNPHSFTGEDVLELQGHGGPVVMDMLIKRILKIEGIRTARPGEFSERAFLNDKLDLAQAEAIADLIDASSEEAAKSALQSLQGAFSQRINTLVESLIHLRIYVEAAIDFPEEEIDFLADGKVSADLQAIIDNLHAVRKEANQGAIMREGMKVVIAGRPNAGKSSLLNALSGKESAIVTDIAGTTRDVLREHIHIDGMPLHIIDTAGLRDASDEVEKIGIERAWDEIAQADRVLFMVDGTTTDATDPKDIWPDFVDRLPDSIGMTVIRNKADQTGEELGICHVNSPTLIRLSAKTGAGVDALRSHLKECMGFAGGHEGGFMARRRHLEALERAAEHLDIGQQQLEGYMAGEILAEELRIAQQHLNEITGEFSSDDLLGRIFSSFCIGK